CCACAATTGTTTAAATTATcacaaacactactagaaaaatagccttttacgatgctcattgcgcgttgtaaaacgctcagacgatgcgcaaatgcacgtcaaggaaggctatgtcataacgagagacgacacgcttttgtgcgtcgtctagagacgacacgcatttacgacgcacatttatgacacacaatgcataTCATTAAAGttgctgtcaagaaaggccatatcataaatgaagatgacacacatttttgcgtatcgtaatttttatatttagttttttttaaaaattatttatagatttactaattttcaaattaaatatgcatttcatgtctcataatagaaaataaaataccatttacaaaaaatacaatccattgaacAAAAGTTAAtatcatacaaaatacaaaatacaatacaataaataagaaagataattcattgcactaacatgtcaaatacaaataatcatccctaactatataaactaatactacattgctattaagggacatcatcataactcactgaaggtcttggaacaatgttctcgtcatcaactcttacaccaaccttgctctttcttgcatttagcccttATTTCAttgttaatgaaaaaaaaaagaactttgaGGGTCAAACAACCAAGAGTACCACTATAGATAAAGTAATAAAAAAATCGTTTTAGGGTTCCTATTCTAACAATGAGAAAGATATAAAATTCTAGAATAAGTAAGTTTCTAAATTCATGAAAAAAATACCTGTTGTCTTTTTGCAAGCTGCCATCTTACAACACGGTGGATAATATCCTTCCGAATGGGAAGATAAAAAACATCACATGCCAACACCATCAGTCATTTGTCTTCATTCTGAAAGCTTGTAGTTGGGATCACCAGGTCCTATAGTTGACCTGTGTCAAAGTCTTCATTCAGAAGTTAACTAAAACTGAAAAATATTATAAATGGTGTAATTGTGTAAACTTACCAACAACTACTTTTCTCAAACCAggaagatcaatgagggtcaagTTCAAAACTATAAATGATCAGAAATTCCGAAATAATAGATTGATTAGTAAACTTACAGCTATAAATGGTGTAATTGCCCCTCTACATTCTTGAATCTTCAAGGGGTAAATCAGTAAATATATAACTGACTTTTGGAATATAATAATGAGAGAAAACAGAATTTGGCAACTTCCTTGGATCTCAATCATTCTGGTAGTATTAGGGAAAGTTCTACAAACTTACTTCTTCTAAAACAATAGCAGACATCAAGGCAATTAGACGATTCTGGTTAAACTCGCGACCAATGGAATCCACAACAGCAAATCTGATTCACACACACCATAATTGACATAATTTCACAAAATCCTATTCATAAAggaaaacttataatatataaaatatcaTAAGATCACCTATCAACATCAGTGTCAAAGATGATCCCTAAATCGGCTTTGTTATCAAGCACAACTTAAGTAATTGCCTTCATTGTTACCTTATCCTCGGGGTTAGGGATATGATTGGGAAATAACCCTGAAAATTGGTCAAATTTACTTAAGTTGGTTAAGTACAAAAACTTGCTTAAATTAGTTTTGATTCTGTTACTTTATTACCATCTCATTCTAGCAACTGACTGCCAGTAGTAATAGCACCTAAATGCTCCAACACATTTCCCTGAAAAACAAATAAGATTTGAAAAGTAatcttcacacacacacacacacacacacatatatatatatatatatatatatatatatatatatatatatatatatataatttacctCATGTTTTATACATCATTCTTAAAAGATAACTTACAGCAAGGCTAAATAAGTAAATATACAACCTCCTCCATGAACCCAAAGCCTGAGCATGCTTTCTCTCAAACAAGACAGTAGAGGATAAGGGTATATAACAATTTTTAGATCTTGCGAAAGCCTGCATTGAAATTAGTGATCTCTCAAAGACTAGACCAAACTTTAGTCTTTCAGGTGGCAAAAAGAAGTCTCTAACATAAGTAGTGAAATTGTATAGGGAAGACTCAAACAGCTAGAACTCCTCAAAACTACAGGAACCTTCATCACCGGATCTCATTTTCTCAGCCTCCATGAAATCACTCTCATATAGAGGAGCAAATTCATCAAGTCAAGGAAGTCCACTAAACTCATCACAGGGGATCTTTTCATTTCCCTCCCCATattccaaaaataaataaataaataaataaaaatgtgcATTGTTATTACCAGGACCTTCTATTTTCTTTATGGCTCAtaattatgtgaaattataaagtATAAACTACCATCCACCTGATTCTTGGTCCCATCAGCTGAACTTGATGCACGTTTGTCTCCATATAAACCTGCCCAGTAACACCTGTATATCAATCACACAAACCTGCATATAAACCTCCATTAGATTTGTTTCTGTAAGCATGTGTAACTATTAACTTGAGAGTAACAACACAATATACTACTTGTCTTCATTTTTAGATAAGGTGCAATGGCGTTGCTGTTCTAGGTAACATCCAatattttttcctatttttaCAATTACTAAATTACCAATATCACTTATCAGTGTGCATTCTATTCATTACCTATGTTAATGTTACAGGATCCAACAAACATTTCAGCATATCGTGACAGAATGTTTCTAGGAACACAAAAAGAATATGAACACGCACTCCAAACTTCAACAACCATATACATTGGCAACATGTCTTTCTACACTACTGAAGAGCAACTCTATGAGTTGTTCTCTCGTGCGGGAGAAATCAAAAAGATTATCATGGGTTTAGACaagaacacaaaaacaccatGTGGCTTCTGCTTCATCGTGTAATATAATTATTTCACCTTACAAAGGGTAAATGATTTATTTTAGTTGATAAAGGtttacttttttcttttttttttctttttttaaaaccAGGTATTATTCTAGGGAAGACACTGAAGATTCAGTAAAATACATAAGTAGGGCAATTCTTGATGATCGACCTATTCGTGTTGATTTTGATTGGGGGTTTCAGGATGGAAGACAATGGGGACGTGGCCGCAGTGGTGGACAAGTTAGAGATGAATATCGCACATATTATGATCCTGATATCCTTTTATTTTTTACTTAATTAGTTAAATTTACCTATTTAACCTTCTCTCTCATGTTAAAATTGGTTAAGATTCATATGAATGTAAGGGTAAAGTGGTCGTGGCATTGTATGCCATTTTGTGGCCCTATAGAGATAAACAAACATGGAGtaaaaaaattgaattaaaaCACTCTAAGTTTCCTAAAGCTTGAGTTTTTAAATTTTCACAAGCGTTATATATACAAATCTATGAGGCCGTTTTTGTAATCAATTACCTGAAGTTGCAGCCTCTATATATATTCTCTAGAATTCAAGCAGTTCACTTAGTCTTTTATGGAAAAAATGTCTAACGAAAGCATCTCATCAAAAAATATGCAACAGCTCTCGTGGCTGCAACCCCTTTTGATTCACCCACATACTTTTACTCCTGTCAACTACTTCACTTGTATGACCTGGCGCCACTTTGTTTTGTTCATACAGTTCCAACATCtgaaacaaaaaaacaaacaatgatgatgatgatgatgaatatttatattagtttataagAGCAGAATTGGAAATAGGATAGGAGAGGGACCTTCTAGCCAGCGGGGGGTGACAAGGTTATGAGGATAGAATAGATAATGTACAAACTTCAACTCTTGAAGAGTAACTTAGCTTAGAAGAACAGAAATAGAAATGATGGTACCTTCTGTTTGATTCTTTGT
The genomic region above belongs to Lactuca sativa cultivar Salinas chromosome 4, Lsat_Salinas_v11, whole genome shotgun sequence and contains:
- the LOC111915390 gene encoding nuclear cap-binding protein subunit 2 yields the protein MLQDPTNISAYRDRMFLGTQKEYEHALQTSTTIYIGNMSFYTTEEQLYELFSRAGEIKKIIMGLDKNTKTPCGFCFIVYYSREDTEDSVKYISRAILDDRPIRVDFDWGFQDGRQWGRGRSGGQVRDEYRTYYDPDILLFFT